Proteins encoded by one window of Ovis canadensis isolate MfBH-ARS-UI-01 breed Bighorn chromosome 14, ARS-UI_OviCan_v2, whole genome shotgun sequence:
- the DPEP2NB gene encoding LOW QUALITY PROTEIN: DPEP2 neighbor protein (The sequence of the model RefSeq protein was modified relative to this genomic sequence to represent the inferred CDS: deleted 1 base in 1 codon; substituted 1 base at 1 genomic stop codon) has translation MSDRIFYIHSNLSSVPWEGNTAAALAPIFPPTPGHCHVLYRGHGETQAGWHGDTCLVGGYRAYGDAPVATPAKVEAEKPVLSRTPKRQXALEESDNDLSCSSPRIQRLQHGGRRLTPQKLAS, from the exons ATGTCTGATCGAATCTTCTATATTCACTCTAACTTGTCCTCTGTCCCCTGGGAGGGCAACACAGCAG CAGCTCTGGCTCCCATTTTCCCTCCTACACCTGGTCACTGCCATGTTCTCTACCGAGGGCATGGAGAAACACAGGCAGGCTGGCATGGGGACACATGCCTGGTCGGTGGCTACCGGGCCTATGGGGATGCTCCTGTGGCCACCCCAGCCAAGGTGGAAGCAGAGAAGCCAGTCCTCAGCCGCACTCCCAAGAGACAGTGAGCTCTGGAGGAGTCGGATAAC GACCTCAGTTGCTCCAGCCCCAGAATTCAGCGACTGCAGCATGGTGGCAGAAGGCTGACCCCGCAGAAgcttgccagctga
- the DDX28 gene encoding probable ATP-dependent RNA helicase DDX28 — protein sequence MALALQLRLLSLVPRLLLAPRRDLTVRGPDEPLPVVRIPRALQRRQEQRQSGQRSPLRPVLVRPGPLLISARRPELNQPARQTLGRWQAAPLVSRGWKHRRARQDYFSIERAQHEAPALRNLSSKGSFADLGLEPRVLSALQEAAPEVVRPTTVQSSTIPPLLRGRHILCAAETGSGKTLGYMLPLLQRLLGQPSLDASRIPAPRALVLVPSRELAEQVRAVARPLGSSLGLRVQELGGGHGMSRIRLQLSKHPPADVLVATPGALWKALKGQLISLARLSFLVLDEVDTLLDESFLELVDYILEKSHIAEGPADLKDPFNPKAQLVLVGATFPDGVGQLLSKVASLDSLTTITSSKLHCIMPHVKQTFMRLKGAEKVTELVQILKQHDRAHRTGSTGTVLVFCNSSSTVNWLGYILDDHKIQHLRLQGQMPASMRAGIFQSFQKGSRDILLCTDIASRGLDSTQVEIVINYDFPLTLQDYIHRAGRVGRVGSEVPGTVISFVTHPWDVSLVQKIELAARRRRSLPGLASSISEPLHQETLLQQA from the coding sequence ATGGCTCTAGCACTGCAGCTACGGCTGTTGTCGCTCGTGCCTCGGTTGCTTCTGGCGCCTCGACGGGACCTGACAGTCCGCGGTCCCGATGAGCCCCTGCCCGTGGTGCGCATCCCGCGGGCTCTACAGAGGCGGCAGGAACAGCGGCAGAGCGGGCAGCGGAGCCCCCTGCGGCCGGTGTTGGTGCGACCTGGCCCGCTGCTGATCTCGGCCCGACGACCGGAGTTGAACCAGCCCGCACGCCAAACGCTGGGCCGTTGGCAGGCTGCGCCACTCGTTTCGCGAGGCTGGAAGCATCGGCGCGCTCGCCAGGACTATTTCTCCATTGAGCGCGCTCAGCATGAGGCCCCAGCGCTGCGGAACCTCTCGTCCAAGGGCAGCTTCGCCGATCTGGGTCTGGAGCCCCGTGTGCTGAGCGCACTCCAAGAAGCTGCTCCCGAAGTCGTTCGGCCCACAACCGTGCAGTCGAGTACCATTCCCCCATTACTTCGCGGCCGCCACATCCTCTGCGCCGCGGAAACCGGCAGTGGCAAGACTCTCGGCTACATGCTACCTCTGCTTCAACGGCTCTTGGGCCAGCCAAGCCTGGACGCCAGTCGTATCCCTGCTCCTCGAGCCCTGGTCCTTGTGCCTTCTCGAGAATTAGCTGAACAGGTGCGGGCCGTGGCCCGGCCCTTGGGCAGCTCCTTAGGCCTCCGGGTGCAGGAGTTAGGGGGAGGCCATGGCATGAGTAGGATCAGGCTGCAACTGTCCAAACATCCTCCAGCAGATGTACTGGTGGCCACTCCGGGGGCTCTGTGGAAGGCCCTGAAAGGTCAACTGATCAGCCTGGCGCGCCTCTCTTTCTTGGTGTTGGATGAGGTAGATACATTGTTGGATGAAAGTTTCCTGGAACTGGTGGATTACATATTGGAGAAGAGTCACATAGCAGAAGGCCCCGCTGACTTAAAAGACCCTTTCAATCCCAAAGCTCAGTTAGTGCTGGTGGGGGCCACATTTCCCGACGGTGTAGGCCAGCTGCTGAGTAAAGTTGCCAGCTTAGACTCTCTAACCACCATTACCAGTTCCAAGCTCCACTGCATCATGCCTCATGTCAAACAGACGTTCATGAGGCTGAAAGGAGCAGAGAAGGTGACTGAGTTGGTGCAGATCCTCAAGCAGCATGACAGAGCACATAGGACTGGCTCCACAGGAACTGTTCTCGTGTTCTGTAACAGCTCCAGCACTGTGAACTGGCTGGGATATATTCTGGATGACCACAAAATCCAACACTTAAGACTGCAGGGACAAATGCCAGCCTCCATGAGGGCAGGTATCTTCCAGTCCTTCCAGAAGGGCTCCCGAGACATACTTCTCTGCACAGACATCGCCTCTCGGGGCCTGGACAGCACCCAGGTGGAAATCGTCATCAATTATGATTTCCCTCTCACCCTGCAGGATTACATCCACAGAGCAGGGAGGGTGGGCCGTGTGGGGAGTGAGGTGCCAGGAACAGTCATCAGCTTTGTGACCCATCCCTGGGATGTGAGCCTGGTTCAGAAGATTGAGCTGGCAGCTCGCAGGAGGAGAAGCCTACCAGGTCTAGCGTCCTCCATAAGTGAGCCTTTGCACCAGGAAACCTTACTGCAGCAGGCTTAA